A stretch of the Perca flavescens isolate YP-PL-M2 chromosome 10, PFLA_1.0, whole genome shotgun sequence genome encodes the following:
- the elovl6 gene encoding very long chain fatty acid elongase 6 has translation MSVLALQEYEFERQFNEDEAIRWMQENWKKSFLFSALYVAFILGGRHVMKPREKFELRKPLVLWSLTLALFSIFGAIRTGSYMTYILMTKGLKQSVCDQSFYNGPVSKFWAYAFVLSKAPELGDTLFIVLRKQKLIFLHWYHHITVLLYSWYSYKDMVAGGGWFMTMNYLVHAVMYSYYALRAAGFKLSRKFAMFITLTQITQMLMGCVVNYLVYSWMQQGQECPSHMQNIVWSSLMYLSYFVLFVQFFFEAYFGKSKFSATAVAKKSE, from the exons GAAGAAATCCTTTCTCTTCTCTGCACTCTACGTTGCCTTTATCCTTGGGGGCCGCCATGTCATGAAACCGAGGGAGAAGTTTGAGTTGAGAAAGCCCCTGGTGCTATGGTCGCTCACACTTGCTCTATTCAG TATATTTGGTGCCATCCGTACTGGGAGTTACATGACGTACATCCTGATGACGAAGGGGCTTAAACAGTCAGTTTGTGACCAGAGCTTTTACAACGGGCCTGTTAGCAAGTTCTGGGCATACGCCTTTGTACTAAGTAAAGCACCAGAACTGG GTGACACTCTCTTCATTGTCCTGAGGAAACAGAAGCTCATCTTCCTCCACTGGTACCACCACATCACCGTGCTGCTCTACTCCTGGTACTCCTACAAAGACATGGTGGCCGGCGGCGGATGGTTCATGACCATGAACTACTTGGTCCACGCCGTCATGTACTCTTATTACGCCTTGCGGGCTGCCGGCTTTAAGCTGTCGCGCAAGTTTGCCATGTTCATCACACTGACCCAGATCACCCAGATGCTGATGGGCTGTGTGGTCAACTACCTGGTGTACTCGTGGATGCAGCAGGGCCAGGAGTGTCCATCCCACATGCAGAACATTGTGTGGTCCTCCCTCATGTACCTAAGCTACTTTGTGCTCTTTGTCCAGTTCTTCTTCGAGGCGTACTTTGGCAAGTCCAAATTCTCTGCCACGGCTGTCGCCAAGAAGAGCGAGTGA